In Streptomyces capitiformicae, one genomic interval encodes:
- a CDS encoding RNA polymerase sigma factor translates to MELSLRARLRAGDPQAFAQLFRAHARAVYSHAARLTADPSAAEDVVSLTFLEAWRLREKLLPDAELTGIDDGDGSLRPWLFGIATNVLRNTRRTARRHSAALARLPERRADRETVPDFADELVGRMEDSERLAAARVALTKLRRREREVFALCVWSGLSYAAAAEALEVPVSTVRSRLARARQRLRGLAEAELVRQSAARRTGTRPLPGSGQEPDGRTEAARSAQAQERHR, encoded by the coding sequence GTGGAACTTTCTTTACGCGCCCGGCTGCGGGCCGGCGATCCGCAGGCGTTCGCCCAGCTCTTCCGTGCGCACGCGAGGGCGGTGTACAGCCATGCCGCACGGCTGACGGCGGACCCGAGCGCGGCGGAGGACGTGGTGTCGCTGACCTTCCTGGAGGCGTGGCGGCTGCGCGAGAAGCTGCTGCCGGACGCCGAGCTGACCGGCATCGACGACGGCGACGGCAGCCTGCGCCCATGGCTGTTCGGCATCGCCACCAACGTGCTTCGCAACACCCGGCGCACCGCCCGGCGGCACAGCGCCGCCCTCGCCCGGCTGCCGGAGCGCCGGGCGGACCGCGAGACCGTGCCGGACTTCGCCGACGAGCTCGTCGGCCGCATGGAGGACTCCGAACGGCTCGCCGCCGCCCGCGTCGCCCTCACCAAACTCCGAAGACGGGAGCGCGAGGTCTTCGCGCTGTGCGTCTGGTCGGGGCTGAGCTACGCGGCCGCCGCCGAAGCCCTGGAGGTACCCGTCAGCACCGTACGGTCGCGCCTCGCCCGCGCCCGGCAGCGGCTGCGCGGCCTCGCGGAGGCGGAACTCGTACGGCAGTCGGCGGCGCGGCGAACAGGAACGAGACCCCTCCCGGGCAGCGGACAGGAACCAGATGGCCGCACCGAAGCGGCCCGGTCGGCACAGGCACAGGAGAGACACCGATGA
- a CDS encoding gas vesicle protein GvpO — translation MIATNGRESEKHRSSSRQKAAAEDRVSAPEAMRSAIEQLTELLGRAPESVSALKPTEEGWEANVEVEELERIPQTSSVMASYQVVLDPAGKLLAYERGRRYTRAQVDRGSSR, via the coding sequence GTGATAGCCACGAATGGTCGTGAGTCGGAGAAGCACCGTTCCTCGTCGAGGCAGAAGGCGGCCGCCGAGGACCGGGTTTCCGCACCCGAGGCCATGCGGAGCGCGATCGAGCAGCTCACCGAGCTGCTGGGACGCGCTCCCGAGTCTGTTTCCGCGCTGAAACCGACCGAAGAGGGCTGGGAGGCCAACGTCGAGGTCGAGGAACTGGAGCGCATCCCGCAGACGAGCAGCGTGATGGCCAGCTACCAGGTCGTCCTGGATCCGGCGGGCAAGCTGCTGGCGTACGAGCGCGGACGCCGGTACACGCGCGCACAGGTCGACAGGGGCAGCAGCCGCTGA
- a CDS encoding gas vesicle structural protein GvpA has translation MTVVPQGEGGPVARPGGGSGNLYDVLELVLDRGLVIDAFARVSLVGIEILKVDARVVVASVDTYLRFAEACNRLDLESGRKAPSKLTDIVGDVTEAGSRGKSKGALTGAVQAVTESLQKGRGEDEDRESGREKQHVRAERGTSRRSSKDRADREA, from the coding sequence GTGACTGTGGTGCCGCAGGGCGAGGGCGGCCCCGTCGCCCGTCCGGGTGGTGGCTCGGGGAACCTCTACGACGTGCTGGAACTCGTCCTCGACCGGGGCCTGGTCATCGACGCGTTCGCACGGGTTTCCCTGGTCGGCATCGAGATACTGAAGGTCGACGCCCGTGTGGTCGTGGCCAGTGTCGACACGTATCTGCGCTTCGCGGAGGCGTGCAACCGGCTGGACCTGGAATCGGGACGCAAGGCCCCCTCCAAGCTGACGGACATCGTCGGGGACGTCACCGAGGCGGGCTCCCGGGGCAAGAGCAAGGGGGCGCTCACGGGCGCGGTCCAGGCCGTCACCGAGTCGCTCCAGAAGGGACGCGGGGAGGACGAGGACCGCGAGTCCGGGCGCGAGAAGCAGCATGTGCGCGCCGAGCGCGGCACGAGCCGCCGTTCCTCGAAGGACCGTGCGGACCGTGAGGCGTGA
- a CDS encoding GvpL/GvpF family gas vesicle protein, with product MSEPMSVYVYAITKADHPLDLEDVTGVGEEPAELHTVSNGGLRAVISESPEDLSVARRDLEAHHEVQEQLWADGAILPLSFGFVAPDEDTVRALLEERAEAFSQRLDELTGCAEFNIKGVHDEDTLLRAVLADSERARELNESIREGGGSYEDRLALGELVAGEVQTRQSALAEEVLTALRPFALAEKVSPPSQQYFVSVSFLVEDERSEEFTRAGGELAARLGEGVELRLRGPLPPYSFV from the coding sequence GTGAGTGAGCCGATGTCGGTGTACGTCTACGCGATCACCAAGGCGGATCATCCGCTGGACCTGGAAGACGTCACGGGCGTCGGGGAGGAGCCCGCCGAACTGCACACGGTCAGCAACGGCGGCCTGAGGGCCGTCATCAGCGAGAGCCCCGAGGACCTCTCGGTCGCCCGCCGCGATCTGGAGGCGCATCACGAGGTCCAGGAACAGCTGTGGGCCGACGGCGCCATTCTGCCGTTGAGCTTCGGGTTCGTCGCCCCGGACGAGGACACCGTGCGCGCCCTGCTGGAGGAGCGGGCCGAGGCGTTCTCCCAGCGCCTCGACGAGCTCACGGGCTGCGCGGAGTTCAACATCAAGGGCGTACATGACGAGGACACCCTGTTGCGTGCCGTCCTGGCGGACTCCGAGCGGGCCCGGGAGCTGAACGAGTCGATCCGTGAGGGCGGCGGCTCGTACGAGGACCGCCTGGCTCTCGGCGAGCTCGTGGCCGGCGAGGTGCAGACCCGGCAGTCGGCGCTGGCCGAGGAGGTCCTCACCGCGCTGCGGCCGTTCGCGCTGGCCGAGAAGGTGTCCCCGCCGTCCCAGCAGTACTTCGTGAGCGTCTCCTTCCTGGTGGAGGACGAACGGTCCGAGGAGTTCACCCGCGCCGGCGGCGAACTGGCCGCGCGCCTGGGAGAGGGCGTCGAGCTCCGGCTGCGCGGCCCGCTGCCGCCGTACAGCTTCGTATGA
- a CDS encoding gas vesicle protein GvpG: protein MGLVGTILTFPLAPVRGVGWVVDKVRQAAEDKYYDPAPVQEELVNLETARTEGRIDEADFARREEELLHRLQEISAYRLQQGG, encoded by the coding sequence GTGGGACTGGTCGGGACCATTCTGACGTTCCCGTTGGCTCCCGTGCGGGGCGTCGGGTGGGTGGTCGACAAGGTGCGGCAGGCGGCCGAGGACAAGTACTACGACCCCGCCCCCGTTCAGGAGGAGCTGGTGAACCTGGAGACGGCGCGGACCGAGGGACGCATCGACGAGGCGGATTTCGCGCGGCGCGAGGAGGAGTTGCTGCACCGGCTGCAGGAGATCAGCGCCTACCGGCTCCAGCAGGGCGGGTAA
- a CDS encoding SRPBCC family protein, which translates to MAEGKAARGGSAGTGTLSKVLEETRHNPATVRLKEELEDYIEARLALMLQGVGHGLGESARKLSEARAAGLTSTASHAKDALMDKAKGVTEKATKGVTGKARDVTEKAKDVTSKRHGKEPEGGTGRGLTIVEDIDVGVPVREAYDQWTRFQDFERFAKGVEGVEQEDDTTTQWHVKIAKASRHWRGNITEQVPDERIAWTSEGDKATTKGVVTFHPLGENLTKVLLALEYFPRGVVEKAGSLVRAQGRRAHLDLKLYRTFVMMRGEIHEGEVSEPEASDEEAEADKEEPEDAEEAEDAEEPEDAEEPEDAEEPEDAEEAEDRYDDENEEEDEPYEEEDEEDGEDEP; encoded by the coding sequence ATGGCTGAGGGCAAGGCGGCGAGAGGCGGCTCGGCCGGTACCGGCACCCTCAGCAAGGTGCTTGAGGAGACACGGCACAACCCCGCCACGGTCCGGCTGAAGGAGGAGCTGGAGGACTACATCGAGGCCCGGCTGGCGCTGATGTTGCAGGGTGTGGGCCACGGGCTGGGCGAGAGTGCGCGCAAGTTGAGCGAGGCCCGCGCGGCGGGACTGACGTCGACCGCGTCCCACGCCAAGGACGCGCTGATGGACAAGGCGAAGGGCGTCACGGAGAAGGCGACGAAGGGCGTCACGGGCAAGGCCAGGGACGTCACCGAGAAGGCGAAGGACGTCACCAGCAAGAGGCACGGCAAGGAACCCGAGGGCGGCACCGGCCGGGGGCTCACCATCGTCGAGGACATCGACGTGGGTGTCCCGGTGCGCGAGGCGTACGACCAGTGGACGCGGTTCCAGGACTTCGAGCGGTTCGCCAAGGGTGTGGAGGGCGTCGAGCAGGAGGACGACACCACCACCCAGTGGCACGTCAAGATCGCCAAGGCGAGCCGGCACTGGCGCGGGAACATCACCGAACAGGTACCCGACGAGCGCATCGCCTGGACGTCCGAGGGCGACAAGGCCACCACCAAGGGCGTCGTCACCTTCCACCCGCTCGGCGAGAACCTCACCAAGGTGCTGCTCGCCCTCGAGTACTTCCCCAGGGGCGTGGTCGAGAAGGCGGGGAGCCTGGTGCGCGCCCAGGGCCGCCGCGCCCACCTCGACCTGAAGCTCTACCGCACGTTCGTCATGATGCGCGGGGAGATCCACGAGGGAGAGGTCAGCGAGCCGGAGGCGTCCGACGAGGAGGCCGAGGCCGACAAGGAGGAGCCCGAGGACGCGGAAGAGGCGGAGGACGCGGAGGAGCCCGAGGACGCGGAAGAGCCCGAGGACGCGGAAGAGCCCGAGGACGCGGAAGAGGCGGAGGACCGGTACGACGACGAGAACGAGGAGGAGGACGAGCCCTACGAGGAGGAGGACGAAGAGGATGGAGAGGACGAACCGTGA
- a CDS encoding gas vesicle protein: MSQSDAPVPTPSRAFTPYGGQGSSANLADILERVLDKGIVIVGDIKVNLLDIELLTIKLRLLVASVDKAKEIGIDWWEHDPALSSRASRPDGRRSLEEQNERLRAEVKELRSRVAGSASRAELSAPESTERRRPRSPERKRRKAAADEDESR, from the coding sequence GTGAGCCAGTCCGACGCCCCCGTTCCGACGCCGTCGCGAGCCTTCACTCCGTACGGCGGTCAGGGATCGAGCGCGAACCTCGCCGACATCCTTGAACGGGTGCTCGACAAGGGCATCGTGATCGTCGGCGACATCAAGGTCAACCTGCTCGACATCGAGCTCCTCACGATCAAGCTGCGCCTCCTGGTGGCTTCCGTCGACAAGGCCAAGGAGATCGGCATCGACTGGTGGGAGCACGATCCCGCCCTCTCGTCCCGCGCGTCCCGCCCCGACGGCCGCCGCTCCCTCGAAGAGCAGAACGAGCGCCTGCGCGCCGAGGTGAAGGAACTCCGCAGCCGCGTCGCGGGCTCGGCCTCCCGAGCGGAGCTGTCCGCGCCCGAATCGACCGAGCGCCGTCGGCCCCGTAGCCCCGAACGCAAGCGGCGCAAGGCCGCGGCCGACGAGGACGAGAGCCGATGA
- a CDS encoding gas vesicle protein, whose translation MSPYDYDYDDHDRPIDDYDRPISGRQVALIDLLDRLLSGGVVLTGDLVLSIADIDLVRISLRAVIVSVREQMAEQWAPILPERASPGEVGRGDAPV comes from the coding sequence ATGAGCCCGTACGACTACGACTACGACGACCACGACCGCCCGATCGACGACTACGACCGCCCGATCAGCGGGCGGCAGGTGGCGCTGATCGATCTGCTCGACCGGCTGCTGAGCGGTGGTGTCGTACTCACCGGGGATCTCGTCCTGAGCATCGCGGACATCGACCTGGTGCGGATCTCGCTGCGCGCGGTGATCGTCTCCGTCCGCGAGCAGATGGCGGAGCAGTGGGCACCGATCCTGCCCGAGCGGGCGTCTCCGGGTGAGGTCGGCCGTGGCGACGCCCCCGTCTGA
- a CDS encoding gas vesicle protein K has translation MATPPSDGPHIDRLREVSDAASRAFSLLPARPEDVTPPPTGRGEAAARRLRTDPDTVERDLVRLVLTIVELLRQLMERQALHRVDQGDLTEEQEERLGMTLMVLHDRMTELCDRYGLTLEDLNLDLGPLGTLLPP, from the coding sequence GTGGCGACGCCCCCGTCTGACGGTCCGCACATCGACCGGCTCCGCGAGGTGTCCGATGCCGCGAGCCGGGCGTTCTCGTTGCTGCCCGCCCGGCCGGAGGACGTCACCCCGCCGCCCACCGGCCGCGGCGAGGCCGCCGCGCGTCGTCTGCGCACCGATCCCGACACGGTGGAGCGGGATCTTGTCCGGCTGGTCCTCACCATCGTGGAGTTGTTGCGCCAGCTGATGGAGCGGCAGGCCCTGCACCGGGTCGACCAGGGCGATCTGACCGAGGAGCAGGAAGAGCGGCTCGGCATGACCCTGATGGTCCTCCACGACCGCATGACCGAACTGTGCGACCGCTACGGCCTCACCCTGGAGGACCTCAACCTCGACCTCGGCCCCCTGGGCACGCTGCTACCGCCCTGA
- a CDS encoding nucleoside deaminase: protein MDQAQARTWLATAVEEARAGLAEGGIPIGAALYGPDGTVLGRGHNRRVQDGDPSTHAETAAFRAAGRQRTYRGTTMVTTLSPCWYCSGLVRQFGISRVVIGEATTFHGGHDWLGEHGVEIVLLDDPECVALMRDFIEQHPALWNEDIGE, encoded by the coding sequence ATGGATCAGGCACAGGCACGAACATGGCTCGCCACCGCCGTCGAGGAGGCCCGGGCCGGGCTCGCCGAGGGCGGCATTCCCATCGGGGCCGCGTTGTACGGCCCGGACGGCACCGTGCTCGGGCGGGGGCACAACCGCAGGGTCCAGGACGGCGACCCGTCCACGCACGCCGAGACGGCGGCCTTTCGCGCGGCGGGGCGGCAGCGGACGTATCGCGGTACGACGATGGTGACGACCCTCTCGCCGTGCTGGTACTGCTCCGGCCTGGTACGGCAGTTCGGCATCTCCCGGGTGGTGATCGGCGAGGCGACGACCTTCCACGGCGGCCACGACTGGCTCGGGGAGCACGGCGTGGAGATCGTGCTCCTTGACGACCCGGAGTGCGTGGCCCTGATGCGCGACTTCATCGAGCAGCACCCGGCCCTATGGAACGAGGACATTGGTGAGTAG
- a CDS encoding isopenicillin N synthase family dioxygenase: MSSNPRIPTVDLRPWLSGDPEARRAIARTVDEALQTAGFLLVTGHGVDPALRTRIREAARAFFTLPVPAKQAYEVKVGGRGWLGPGAEANGYSEGTQTPPDLKESLTFATHEPFDDPAVNAEWYAPNVWPSEVPELQPLCEEYLALMGELEKRLLSLLGEALGLEPDFFSRHMSHPTYGFNINWYPGTEVIGDPAPGQFRIGPHTDFGTVTILDRQAGKGGLQVYTDEGGWEDAPYDPEAFTINIGDLMARWTGDRWHSGRHRVLPPPADEPSEELMSLVYFGECTPGTIVESVPPPVGRVTYPPIDSHVHLRAQLDSITVE, encoded by the coding sequence GTGAGTAGCAACCCCCGTATCCCCACCGTCGACCTGCGCCCCTGGCTGTCCGGCGACCCGGAGGCCAGGCGGGCCATCGCCCGTACCGTCGACGAGGCCCTCCAGACCGCCGGGTTCCTCCTGGTCACGGGCCACGGCGTCGACCCGGCCCTGCGCACCCGTATCCGCGAGGCCGCCCGTGCCTTCTTCACCCTCCCCGTCCCGGCCAAGCAGGCGTACGAGGTGAAGGTCGGCGGACGCGGCTGGCTCGGTCCGGGCGCCGAGGCGAACGGCTACTCGGAGGGTACGCAGACCCCGCCCGACCTCAAGGAGTCGCTGACCTTCGCGACGCACGAGCCGTTCGACGACCCGGCCGTGAACGCCGAGTGGTACGCGCCGAACGTCTGGCCGTCCGAGGTGCCGGAGCTCCAGCCGCTCTGCGAGGAGTACCTGGCGCTGATGGGCGAGTTGGAGAAGCGACTCCTCTCCCTCCTCGGCGAAGCCCTCGGCCTGGAACCGGACTTCTTCTCCCGCCACATGAGCCATCCCACCTACGGCTTCAACATCAACTGGTATCCGGGTACGGAGGTCATCGGCGACCCGGCCCCCGGCCAGTTCCGTATCGGTCCGCACACCGACTTCGGCACGGTCACGATCCTCGACCGCCAGGCCGGCAAGGGCGGACTCCAGGTGTACACGGACGAGGGCGGCTGGGAGGACGCCCCCTACGACCCCGAGGCCTTCACCATCAACATCGGTGATCTGATGGCCCGTTGGACCGGCGACCGCTGGCACTCGGGCCGCCACCGGGTGCTCCCGCCACCGGCCGACGAGCCGTCGGAGGAGCTGATGTCGCTGGTCTACTTCGGCGAGTGCACGCCGGGCACGATCGTGGAGTCCGTACCCCCACCGGTCGGCCGAGTGACATACCCACCGATCGACTCGCACGTCCACCTACGGGCGCAGCTGGACTCGATCACCGTGGAGTGA
- a CDS encoding tetratricopeptide repeat protein: MSASWRNRLWAAWRRNLLRPTTAQVMRPATAQVMRPATAQVIGVRAVAGAVRAVGDGAVAVGGNATAVVTGDRNHVIVHPPGPDLRQKWRDWDDLVGRTRPPQSPSALLDPHRAVVPFRSRADELEKLAAWCAQPGFGVELVYGPGGQGKTRLARHFTDQLSKERWNVLWLGRHVAVTDLTALSSPPGPVLVVVDYAEARQEQLLALLLAAVRSPDTTPFKVLLLARTADGWWPEFRERTRIEDLYAVPGICLPPLEQHAADRGDAYREAVEALADALPQVPGQDRDWTALAARVLARPAHRLTCPGMENALTLQMTALADLLDTAAEATHEDDDEAADAGEDRPNGSAEERLLTHERVYWRAAGEASGVRDNAKAVESALAAAFLCGAHNQQRAHALLARVPGLEHHSPATLDSLNRWIARLYPPPDRTQVWGSLHPDRLAEFFVGECLSSVSGLAERLVDGADGAQATRLLTVAARAAGHPSHRGRLDTGLTRLCVRHADTLAATTVDVAVQVERPDPLMAALHQLADAPDAHPAELLQLAALLPRPTHRLADLALRLSRRLVLLHRDLAAKDPARLPDLAARLRSQCRRLGDAGDWAEAYEVAREGLRLLRPLARQDPRTYEVQLAACLVNISVALGNLGRREAAVFPAHQAVRLYRRVGRRDGGASLPELAHALNAVSTAEGELGRLPAALAANREVIAVRRHLVDRHGDAFRPDLADALNNEAIRLLQTGRVHQALDAADAAVKLYRTLAQDRPDARRAGLAMSLGTLSSCLRGAGRHTQALRCVEESVDIRRELAHERPDAFRPDLALSLNSLAIGLDETGHHDRALAAAEEAVKLYRSLAQRDQAAYAEPLAMSLNTLACKLENVGLAPQALAAAEESVELYRPIAARNPRAHRVDLAMALNTLADELAHVGRDAEALEAAREAVGLYRAPADERGPAHLDALSTALNTFGLRLKALGRLAEALEAFDEAIDISRRTTVTPPADTALRTLATALTNKAVCLEGLRRSQDALHTVEESVNIYRGLMRKEPKTFAPLIVTALSIRHLLLVVLGRTEGLPAALRETLTVRADLVRQNPAAHRMSYAEELTLLGITLARRGSYGEAAGPLSEALPIHRDLAAEDTRHRPALVQTLLALVGALTEEGRHGEALPVAEEAAGVWGDSPPADATGRSLYVWVLYALGTQRHYHGRLEAEDILRKAADIAAELPEDVPGPSRELMRSSTLAELGRHLAQTARPDLGLPLLARAVELPLGTDAGSQFARVDQLVMYGHHLATGAADHDAALAVTRDAVRLCEQLAARDSAPTLYEHNAVWVRAHLGLRLSETGRHEEAAQATDLAVAGSRRLASADPTAHRLSLAVSLYARARADWLAGTAEKRTLKHISEALALLRALAEQTPGLVTAYLDDAERTYDRIRAGSTR; this comes from the coding sequence ATGTCCGCGTCGTGGAGGAACCGGCTGTGGGCCGCGTGGCGGCGGAACCTGTTGCGGCCCACCACCGCGCAGGTCATGCGGCCCGCCACCGCGCAGGTCATGCGGCCCGCCACCGCGCAGGTCATCGGGGTGAGGGCCGTGGCGGGCGCAGTGAGGGCGGTCGGAGACGGGGCCGTGGCGGTCGGCGGCAACGCCACCGCCGTCGTCACCGGCGACCGCAACCACGTGATCGTCCACCCTCCGGGTCCGGACCTGCGACAGAAGTGGCGGGACTGGGACGATCTGGTCGGCAGGACCCGACCGCCCCAGTCCCCGTCGGCCCTGCTGGACCCGCATCGTGCGGTGGTCCCGTTCCGGAGCCGCGCCGACGAGCTGGAGAAGCTGGCAGCCTGGTGTGCCCAGCCGGGCTTCGGCGTGGAGCTGGTGTACGGGCCGGGCGGGCAGGGCAAGACCCGGCTCGCCCGCCACTTCACCGACCAGTTGTCCAAGGAGCGCTGGAACGTCCTCTGGCTCGGCCGGCACGTCGCGGTCACCGACCTGACGGCGCTCAGCAGCCCGCCTGGTCCCGTGCTCGTCGTCGTCGACTACGCGGAGGCACGCCAGGAACAGCTACTCGCCCTGCTGCTCGCGGCCGTGCGCAGTCCCGACACGACGCCCTTCAAGGTGTTGCTGCTGGCCCGGACCGCCGACGGCTGGTGGCCGGAGTTCCGGGAGCGGACCCGTATCGAGGATCTGTACGCGGTGCCGGGCATCTGCCTGCCGCCGCTGGAGCAGCACGCCGCCGACCGCGGCGACGCCTACCGCGAGGCCGTAGAGGCACTGGCCGACGCCCTTCCGCAGGTGCCGGGGCAGGACCGCGACTGGACGGCCCTGGCGGCACGCGTACTGGCCCGGCCCGCGCACCGGTTGACATGCCCGGGCATGGAGAACGCGCTCACTCTGCAGATGACCGCCCTCGCCGACCTGCTGGACACCGCCGCGGAGGCCACCCACGAGGATGACGACGAGGCGGCCGACGCAGGTGAGGACCGCCCGAACGGGTCCGCGGAGGAGCGGCTGCTGACCCACGAACGGGTCTACTGGCGGGCCGCCGGCGAAGCGTCGGGCGTGCGGGACAACGCCAAGGCCGTCGAGTCCGCGCTGGCCGCCGCCTTCCTCTGCGGCGCACACAACCAGCAGCGGGCGCACGCCCTCCTCGCCCGGGTGCCTGGTCTGGAGCATCACAGCCCGGCCACCCTCGACTCACTCAACCGCTGGATCGCCCGGCTCTATCCGCCGCCCGACCGGACGCAGGTCTGGGGGAGCCTCCACCCGGACCGGCTCGCCGAGTTCTTCGTCGGGGAATGCCTGAGCAGCGTGTCCGGGCTGGCCGAGCGTCTGGTGGACGGCGCCGACGGGGCCCAGGCCACTCGCCTGCTGACCGTCGCCGCACGCGCCGCCGGCCATCCCTCCCACCGAGGCCGTCTGGACACCGGCCTCACGCGGCTGTGCGTCCGGCACGCGGACACGCTGGCCGCGACGACCGTCGACGTCGCCGTCCAGGTGGAACGGCCGGACCCACTCATGGCAGCCCTGCACCAGCTGGCCGACGCCCCCGACGCGCATCCCGCGGAACTGCTCCAGCTGGCCGCACTCCTCCCGCGCCCCACCCACCGGCTCGCGGACCTCGCGCTGCGCCTGTCGCGACGCCTGGTGCTGCTGCACCGGGACTTGGCCGCGAAGGATCCCGCGCGTCTGCCCGACCTGGCCGCGCGGTTGCGCTCGCAGTGCCGCCGGCTCGGAGACGCGGGGGACTGGGCGGAGGCCTACGAGGTGGCCCGTGAAGGGCTGCGGCTGCTCAGACCGCTCGCCCGCCAGGATCCGCGTACCTACGAGGTACAGCTCGCCGCGTGTCTGGTGAACATCTCCGTGGCACTGGGCAACTTGGGACGACGCGAGGCGGCGGTGTTCCCCGCCCACCAAGCCGTCCGGCTCTACCGGCGGGTCGGCCGACGGGACGGCGGAGCCTCCCTGCCCGAACTGGCGCACGCCCTCAACGCCGTCTCCACCGCCGAGGGGGAACTCGGACGGCTTCCGGCGGCCCTGGCAGCGAACCGGGAGGTCATCGCGGTACGTCGGCATCTCGTCGACCGGCACGGCGATGCCTTTCGGCCCGACCTGGCGGACGCGTTGAACAACGAGGCGATCCGTCTGTTGCAGACCGGCCGCGTGCACCAGGCGCTCGACGCGGCGGACGCAGCCGTCAAGCTGTACCGCACTCTGGCACAGGACCGCCCGGACGCCCGCCGTGCCGGCCTGGCCATGAGCCTGGGCACCCTGTCCTCGTGTCTGCGCGGCGCCGGTCGGCACACCCAGGCACTGCGGTGCGTCGAGGAGTCCGTGGACATCCGCCGCGAGCTGGCACACGAGCGCCCCGACGCCTTCCGGCCCGACCTGGCTCTCAGCCTGAACTCCCTTGCCATCGGCCTGGACGAGACAGGACACCACGACCGGGCCCTGGCCGCGGCGGAGGAGGCCGTCAAGCTCTACCGGAGCCTCGCCCAACGCGATCAGGCGGCCTACGCCGAGCCGTTGGCCATGAGCCTGAACACCCTCGCATGCAAGTTGGAGAACGTGGGCCTGGCACCTCAGGCCCTGGCGGCCGCCGAGGAGTCCGTGGAGCTGTACCGGCCCATCGCCGCGCGGAATCCCCGCGCACACCGGGTAGATCTCGCCATGGCTCTGAACACCCTCGCCGACGAGTTGGCACACGTGGGCCGCGACGCCGAGGCACTGGAGGCCGCCCGGGAGGCCGTTGGTCTCTACCGGGCCCCGGCCGACGAGAGAGGGCCGGCTCATCTCGACGCGCTGAGCACGGCGTTGAACACCTTCGGCCTGCGGCTGAAGGCTCTCGGGCGCCTTGCCGAGGCCTTGGAGGCGTTCGACGAGGCCATCGACATCAGCCGCCGCACAACGGTGACGCCCCCGGCCGACACCGCTCTCAGAACGCTTGCCACGGCACTGACGAACAAGGCGGTGTGTCTGGAGGGCCTGCGCAGGTCGCAGGACGCACTGCACACCGTCGAGGAGTCGGTGAACATCTACCGGGGACTCATGCGCAAGGAACCGAAGACCTTCGCCCCCCTGATCGTCACAGCCCTGTCCATCCGTCACCTGCTACTCGTCGTGCTGGGGCGCACCGAAGGGCTACCGGCCGCTCTGCGGGAGACACTGACGGTCCGAGCGGACCTGGTACGGCAGAACCCCGCGGCCCACCGGATGAGCTACGCGGAGGAGCTGACCCTGCTCGGTATCACCCTCGCCCGTCGGGGAAGTTACGGCGAGGCGGCTGGTCCGCTGTCCGAGGCGTTGCCCATCCATCGGGATCTGGCGGCCGAGGACACGCGGCACCGGCCGGCACTGGTCCAGACACTGTTGGCCCTGGTAGGCGCCCTGACCGAGGAGGGCCGCCACGGCGAGGCACTGCCGGTCGCCGAAGAGGCGGCCGGGGTCTGGGGCGACTCCCCCCCGGCAGACGCGACCGGCCGTTCCCTGTACGTATGGGTCCTGTACGCGCTCGGCACCCAGCGGCACTACCACGGGCGTCTTGAGGCCGAGGACATACTGCGCAAGGCCGCTGACATCGCCGCGGAACTGCCCGAAGACGTGCCGGGCCCGTCGCGAGAGCTGATGCGGAGTTCGACGCTGGCCGAGCTCGGTCGGCACCTCGCACAGACCGCGCGGCCGGATCTAGGCCTGCCTCTCCTGGCGAGGGCCGTCGAACTGCCCCTGGGGACGGATGCGGGATCACAGTTCGCTCGGGTGGATCAGCTGGTCATGTACGGCCACCATCTCGCCACCGGCGCCGCCGACCACGACGCGGCCCTCGCTGTGACCCGTGACGCCGTGCGCCTCTGTGAGCAACTCGCCGCGCGGGATTCAGCGCCGACGCTCTACGAACACAATGCGGTGTGGGTGCGGGCTCATCTCGGCCTGCGTCTGTCCGAGACCGGTCGGCACGAGGAGGCCGCACAGGCCACCGACCTGGCGGTCGCCGGAAGCCGTCGGCTGGCGTCCGCGGATCCCACCGCGCACCGACTGAGCCTCGCCGTCTCGTTGTACGCGCGGGCCCGAGCCGACTGGCTGGCGGGGACGGCCGAGAAACGGACCCTGAAGCACATCTCCGAAGCTCTCGCCCTCCTGCGCGCCCTGGCCGAGCAGACCCCTGGACTGGTCACCGCCTACCTCGACGACGCGGAGCGGACGTATGACCGGATTCGCGCCGGCTCGACCCGGTAG